A genome region from Fusarium musae strain F31 chromosome 5, whole genome shotgun sequence includes the following:
- a CDS encoding hypothetical protein (EggNog:ENOG41) has translation MTVSTITLDKTMAYHMHYVYKVVGQSPLQAGKRFLDNFQRWLPIIAPRRLQEHIELSGRGLPGADVSVLLLAICLVTLQSGRDLGDPLFHHSAVHVTVKTLYAQVQAMMHASVALIQAGVILSAYEYASGQIDPAYISIAACIRMAQVVGIDAAYEKLGTVQEETRLQATSEWNLWWSIIVLERYSVSI, from the coding sequence ATGACCGTCTCCACTATCACTTTAGACAAGACGATGGCTTATCACATGCACTACGTGTACAAAGTAGTCGGCCAATCTCCCCTTCAGGCCGGGAAACGTTTCCTTGACAACTTCCAGAGGTGGTTACCTATCATAGCACCACGGCGGCTGCAGGAGCATATCGAGTTAAGCGGGCGAGGACTTCCAGGAGCTGACGTTTCAGTTCTGCTGCTCGCGATATGTCTTGTCACTCTACAGTCTGGTAGAGACTTGGGCGATCCTTTGTTCCACCATTCTGCGGTACATGTGACAGTGAAAACACTGTACGCTCAAGTTCAGGCTATGATGCATGCCAGCGTTGCTCTGATTCAGGCCGGCGTTATCTTATCGGCTTATGAGTATGCTAGTGGCCAGATTGACCCAGCTTACATCTCTATTGCTGCATGCATCAGAATGGCACAGGTTGTTGGCATTGATGCTGCATATGAGAAGCTAGGCACTGTTCAGGAAGAGACGAGATTGCAAGCCACGTCAGAATGGAATTTATGGTGGTCCATTATCGTGCTGGAAAGGTATAGTGTCTCCATATAG